GTCCAGAATCCCGTATTTTGTCGATCTTCCCGAATACGCCGCAAGTCTTCAGGATATGCTCAAACAGTGGCCCTCCATGCATAACATGGTTTTCGATCATCCCTGGCCCGCTATTTTTAATGATGCAGGACGGATTATAGGGATGCCCCGGGGAATCGGGACACACTGCGGAGGGGTGGTTATTACGCCTCAGCCGATTAATACTGTCGCACCTGTACAGATATCAGCGAAAGGGTATCCCATTGTACAATGGGAAAAGGATGGTGCCGAAGAAATGGGGCTTGTAAAAATAGATCTTCTTGGAAACCGCTCACTTGCGGTAATCCGCGATGCGCTTGAGAATATCAAGAGAGAGGGGATTGACTTTGACCAGAACAGATGGGATCCGCAGTCTGATAAGATAACTATTGATCTTTTTGCCAGCGGAGACACGATGGGTGTGTTTTATACTGAATCGCCTGCCATGCGGCTTCTCCAGCGTAAAACCAGAGCCGGTGATTTCGATCATCTTGTGATTCACTCCTCGATTATCCGTCCTGCTGCGAATAAATATATCCGGGAGTACATTAAGAGGCTCCACGGTGCACAATATAAAGTACCTCATCCGGTACTTCAGGAAACGCTCTCTGAAACCTTCGGGATAATGGTTTACCAGGAAGACGTATCACGGGTTGCGATGTCTCTTGCCGGATTCTCAGCGGAAGATGCCGATGCTTTGCGAAAGATTATGTCTAAAAAAGCGAAAGGGAAGAGATTCGAGGATTTCCGTATCAAGTTTTTCCAGGGTGCACGGAAAAACGGGGTCAGCAGGGATGCAACAGAGGAGATATGGAAAATGATGCTTTCTTTCTGCGGGTATTCGTTTTGTAAACCACACTCCGCGAGTTATGTCCAGGTTTCCTTTCAGTCGGCGTATCTGAAGGCACATTTTCCGGCTGCTTTCATGGCTGCAGTTCTGTCCAATTACGGCGGATACTATTCCACACAGGCTTATATAAGCGAGTCACAGAGGATGGGGCTTAAGGTAATTTCTCCGGATGTAAACCAGAGTGAATACCGTTATTACTCCAGAGGGGATTCAATAATAGTGGGTTTCTGTCAGATAAAGGGACTTGGAATAGACGCGCAGGAGAGGATTATAGAAAATCGCAGAAAACAGGGGATCTATACCGGGATTGAAGATCTGCTTTCCAGAACCGGGATTGGGGAGTCTGATGCGGAAAAACTCATACTGGCCGGTGCGTGTGATAATATGTGCAGGGGTGTAAACCGGTCACAGCAGTTCTGGCAGATGAGGCGGTTTTTCCGGAGCGGTAAAGATGAGATAACACCTGGACTCAAAACACTCTCGGTTCATCAGTACCTGATCAGTCAGTACCGTATGCTTGGTTTTCTCTCCTGCTGTCATCCTGTGACCCTTATCCGATGTAAAGCCAAAGGGCTGATCAAGGCGGCTGATATCGAAAAATTCATTGGCCGCAGGGTAACGATTCTTGGATGGTGTATTACATCAAAAACAGTTTCCACAAAAATGGGCGAAGCTATGGAATTTGTGACATTCGAGGATGAAACCGGCCTTATTGAGACCGTCTTTTTCCCGGATATCTACAGAAAGTCAGCATCGATCCTCGAACATCACAGCGCATTTCTGGTCTCAGGCCGTGTCACAGAGGAGTTTGGAGTGGCGATTCTTGAGGTCTGCGGACTTCAAAAGCCCTCCTGAGGCATCTATATCGGGGTCGGAATCTGTATCGGTATCGAATGTCATCTTTGGTATATCAACTGGGCTTCGAGGGGGAATTTTTTCAGCAGGGGACAGACTACTTTTTTACTTTTATGAGACTGCTTTTTAGTTGAAAGAAGCTTCTATAAGGAGGAAATATCTTATTCTCCCTTATGTATATTGCCTTTCATGAAAAGAAAACGGCTGCAAACTCCTCATGACCGTTTCTTCAAGGCAATGTTCGGCAAAACCGCGGTAGTCTCCAGTTTCGTTTGCTCGTACTTATTTCCAGACACAAAGGTCGAGATCGATTTTAGCCTTTCCAGCGCGATAAAAAACGACACAGTTGATGGGCTCCTCAATGAATTTCGGTCTGATATAGTCTATCGACTCTTTGATAAAACCAGGTCACTTTACATCTATCTTCTTTTTGAGCATAAGAGTACCCCGGATAAAAGAACCTTAATTCAATTAAAACACTACTTAAACTCTGTTGAAAATGATATCCCTGAATCGGAAAAGCATGAGGGCCCCATACTCGTGGTAATATATCATGGCAGAAGAAAATGGGATATTCCTTTATCGTTTGATCTGGACCAGTCCATTTTGAAAAAGAATTTCTCAAGGCTTCAATATCTGCTCTTCGACATCTCCCACACTCCCGATGAGAAGATTGTTGGTTCACCTCAGCTTCGTCTGGCACTAATGGGGCTTAAATATGTCAGAACCAGGTCAATAATAAAGAAGGTTGACCTTTTTCTCGTAATCTTAAAAGAGATGATAAATGAGGCAGATACAGGGGAATATGTTGACGAGTTATCACTTTATATCGATTCTGCAGCCCCGTTAGATTTAAGAGAAAGAGTTCTTGAGAGGATAAAAACAGCAATAATTACCGGAGAGTATAAAATGTCTTCAATTAAGGAATATTTTAAACAGGAAGGTCTGAAAGAAGGAATTGAAATAGGCATTAAAAAGGGAATAGAACAAGGGAGAGAGCAAGGAATAGAACAAGGAGTTGAACAAGGATATAAGCGAGGTGTTGAACAAGGGTTTAAGCAAGGAACTGAGAGGGGGATTAAACAAGGTACAGAAAAGGGAGTCGAGCAGGTTGCTCTCAATATGCTTAAAAATGGTGAACCTGCCGAAAAAGTTGCTTTCTATACTGGCCTGTCCATAGAAAGGATCGCTTTTCTTCAGAAACAAATAATGAATGAAAAACAGTGGTAATGATAGCATCGGCAATTCATTGCACCATGTAAATTTTTACTGCCCGGGAACACTCGACTTTAGAAAATAGCTGACGAAGAAATCCGTGGATAACATCACAGATTTAGCAGCAGAAAAAAGTAAAAAGATAGTCCGTTCCCCTGACCTTAAACCGTTAAATCCTAAAATCATCTTTGAGATATATTATATCCCTTTGTTAAGAACCTGACACATTGATTGGATAATAAGTGTATAAGACTTTATATTATATATAAGGTTCTAAATTATCAGAGTGGTTAGAATGTTATTCAATCTCACACAAAAAAAGAATCAGAATGGGGGGGAACCATGTTCAGAATTGCATTGATTCTTTCGACGCTATTTGCAATGTTGGCGGCGCAGGAACAAACTTCTGCTCCGGGTGGCAGCAGTGAGTATGGTGATGATATCAAAGTGGTCAGGACTATACTTGATAAGTGCGGCCTCAAAGATGTATCCGTTACTGATGTTGCCAAAATAGAAGAGGGTAGGGTTGTCAGTCTTAATTTGAACAACAAAGATGTCAGTAAAGACGGTTTCAGTACTCTGCCGCCTGAAATCGGTCAACTAACAGCTCTGCGCTTACTTTCATGTAAAGACAACACAATTACAAGCCTTCCGCCGGAAATCGGGAATCTTACACTTCTTGAGAAACTTGATGTAAACAGTAATAAAATCAGTGCCTTACCTATTGAGATAGGCAAGCTGGAAAATCTTAAGGATCTTGATCTGCGCCATAATGATCTGGAAACACTTCCTGATGAGATCAGGGGATTGAAGAAGCTGGAAATTCTCAGGCTGTGGGGAAATAAACTGACATCTCTTACCAGCGCCATCACTGAACTTACATCTCTGAAGGAGCTTTACCTCAAAGACAATCGCCTTTCAACCCTGCCCGTCGGAATTACGAATATGAAATTAGGCTATATTGATCTGATCGGTAACAAGCTCTGCAAACTGGATCCAAAAATTGAAGCATGGATGATAAAACTCGATAATAGATATAAAGAAACACAGAAGTGCTGGTAATTCTTTTGCTTTGAGGAGGAGTATTTCCCCTTGTTTTAAAGAAAAGCCCCTTTGGGGCTTTTTCTTTCTGAATCAACAGCAGTTCACTATTTTTTTTATCCATAGAGATTCCGTGACTTAACAACCAATTTAGTGTCCTATTGGAGAACTCAAACTCTCACATTGTCTGTGATAGTGGCAGAGCAGGGTAGGGGATCCCTCGATGCCAGCCTTTTCCCGCCGATGATAAATCTGCCGTAATTTACAATTGATCTCCAGAACTCATCAGCGAAATTGGCCAAAAGAAGCCCGGCAAGTCCCATCTTGACTACAAAAATCATGTGTGCTGAAACGGCAATGATCATTATTGTACCTATAAATTGTGTTATGAGCATCCAGCGTGCATCTCCAGTCCCTCTTATGGAGTTACCGGCCACAATATTGACCGATTTGGGAAAAGAGATAAGGACCATTATCATTAATAAAGGACTAAGCTGTGCCAGTATCTTTTCATCAGAACTGAAAAGATGCAGAATGCCTGATGGAGCAGTTACAAAGAGCAGCCCTATGGCAGTACACACAACGAGAGCATAAAGTACGCACCTGTTGCCTATACTTAGCGCCTGGCGATGCTCTCTGGCCCCTGTTGCTCTCCCAACAAGGGTTGTAGCAGCGACTCCGACCCCAAGGTAAATATTTACCGATAAATTCAGAAGGGTATTTATGATACCATAAAGACCTGCGCTTAATGGATCGGTGGTGTTGAGCATCCGAATGAGCACAACCTGGGCACCCATAAAAAGCATGAACTCCATTCCAGCCTGAGAACCGAACATGAAAACCTTCCTGTAAACCCCTTTGACAGGACGCAGTGCTCCTCTCAAGGTCACTTCGATAACACCATTTTTAAGTGATCGCTCAGCAAGAGAAACATTATTTATTGTGGAACTGATAAGCGTAGCCAGTGCAGCACCTGTAATCCCAAGCTCCGGAAAACCAAATTTACCGAAAATCAGAAGATAATCAAGAACAATGTTTACAAGAGATCGAATGATGTTATTTACCATTATCGGAGTGGTTCTTCCAATCCCCTGATAAATTGCCGATGCAGTGAGGTTCATTCCAGTGGTAAGGAAAACACCTGAGAGTACTTGTACATAAATCGTACCCATCTTCAGTATTTCACCTTCAACACCCATCAGGATAAGCACATATTTTCCACCCAGTAACCAGAAAAGAAAGTAACCGAAAGAGATTATCTGATTGTAATACAGTGAGGTTTCGGCTACATGACTGGCTCTCTTATAATCTTTCGCTCCGATTGCCTGAGCAATCATGATAGTAGTACCTTGCGAAAGAGCAATGAAAAATGAAAAAAACATGTGGAAAGGGATCATCGCATTGTTTATTGCAGATAAACCCTCAATTTTGTAATGTCCAATAAATGCGGTATTGGTGAACTGCATGGCATAGAAAGCCAGGTTCTGCACCATCACCGGTAGAGCTATGGATATGATTTGTTTATTCAGGCGAATCTTCATTGACATTTTATTTCAAATTCAACTGTTTGTTTTCCCGGTCATCGGGGTCGGTATCGGAATCGGTATCGAAAAAGCTTCTTCCACCCAGATTTACTGGTGCGTACATTCCGCACCATCCAAGAAATGTAAAGTAATCCTGATGAATCGGACACCTTCAATAGGATAATTACACAGATAAAACGCTTTTTAAACCAATCCGGGTTAGAAAAATAGTATCGGCTGATCTCTTGTGTGTGCTTGAGCTGTTATACATAATTAAACACCTTTATAAGACATGTTGGATCTGCCCTGTGGTCCATTCAATGTTGGTGAACACATTGCGAGTACGGTTTAATGTTTTCTGCTATTTCGAACAGATGTGAAAAAGCAGAAACACTCGGTTAAGGCAAAGAATAATACAGGATTTCATTTCGAAGGCCCGTAGAAATGACAAACAATGGTATGAGTTCGAACAGGAAAGAATAAAACGTACTCGAATCGTAAACGATTTCCTCTCATTTTAAGAATCGATTACGATTACGAGTACTGCACCACTGATGAACGCTATGGTATTACTTTGCTTACAGGATATTCCACAATCCCCGAAGCCCCAGCCCGTTTCAGATGAGGTATGATATGCTTTGTGTCCTGAAAGGGAAGTATAGTCTCTACCGCATACCATCCCTTATCATACAGATGAGATATGGTAGGATTGTGAAGTGAGGGGAGTACCTTTATGACTTTTTCAAGATTAGCTTCCTGAACATTGCATTTCAATCCTATGTAATTCTCCGCATCAAGAGTTCCCTGAAGGAGCATCTTGAGATTTTCCAGTTTATTTCTCTTCCAGGTGTCTTTCCACGCATCTTTGTTGGCGATTATTACAGTGCAGGTTTCAATAATAGTCTCGATAATGCGGAGCCTGTTGGCACGCAGTGATGAACCTGTTTCGGTTATATCTACTATTGCATCAACAAGTCTTGGAGGTTTTACTTCTGTTGCTCCCCATGAAAACTCGACACTAACAGGAATA
The sequence above is drawn from the Fibrobacter sp. genome and encodes:
- a CDS encoding ATP phosphoribosyltransferase, which produces MKLTLGLPKGSLEDSTFSLFCKAGIRIRKSERSYYPTSDDPELDLIIMRPQEIPRYVEKGILDAGITGQDWTEENNAKVVEVTELRYSKSTRQKCRWVLAVPEDSPFKKAEDLNGKRIATELVDTTKRFFKKRNIPVSVEFSWGATEVKPPRLVDAIVDITETGSSLRANRLRIIETIIETCTVIIANKDAWKDTWKRNKLENLKMLLQGTLDAENYIGLKCNVQEANLEKVIKVLPSLHNPTISHLYDKGWYAVETILPFQDTKHIIPHLKRAGASGIVEYPVSKVIP
- a CDS encoding leucine-rich repeat domain-containing protein, translating into MFRIALILSTLFAMLAAQEQTSAPGGSSEYGDDIKVVRTILDKCGLKDVSVTDVAKIEEGRVVSLNLNNKDVSKDGFSTLPPEIGQLTALRLLSCKDNTITSLPPEIGNLTLLEKLDVNSNKISALPIEIGKLENLKDLDLRHNDLETLPDEIRGLKKLEILRLWGNKLTSLTSAITELTSLKELYLKDNRLSTLPVGITNMKLGYIDLIGNKLCKLDPKIEAWMIKLDNRYKETQKCW
- a CDS encoding DNA polymerase III subunit alpha, giving the protein MKPLLYAVSHFSLLRGVLSPDMICRTALELGYSSVAIADRNNLYGLPEFLRCCEEHGLTPIVAAEMSGPDGTAVLYADGDAGFSNLCRIISQSHCDDSFNLVAAIRSDSRGIHAVTADTGLIWKLRDFCEVYFMMQRPRVPPQQVRKEGIPCLIAPMMAFTCDQDRQTHRMLRAIDINGTLSGLPRSELFDSAANFLSWKQLEEIFEVFDYAIEATISFAAKIRSRTKLLSPVMPAFPSEKSSVDTLRRRTFEGAKTRYGELNDVIVKRIEYELELICKKGFSDYFLVVDDIVKQSPRTCGRGSGAASIVAYSLGITNVDPIRYNLMFERFLNPGRIDPPDIDVDFAWDERDSVLDYVFDKYGKAHVAMIATHQTCGARMAIREVARVYGLTEDEISRVTSRIPYFVDLPEYAASLQDMLKQWPSMHNMVFDHPWPAIFNDAGRIIGMPRGIGTHCGGVVITPQPINTVAPVQISAKGYPIVQWEKDGAEEMGLVKIDLLGNRSLAVIRDALENIKREGIDFDQNRWDPQSDKITIDLFASGDTMGVFYTESPAMRLLQRKTRAGDFDHLVIHSSIIRPAANKYIREYIKRLHGAQYKVPHPVLQETLSETFGIMVYQEDVSRVAMSLAGFSAEDADALRKIMSKKAKGKRFEDFRIKFFQGARKNGVSRDATEEIWKMMLSFCGYSFCKPHSASYVQVSFQSAYLKAHFPAAFMAAVLSNYGGYYSTQAYISESQRMGLKVISPDVNQSEYRYYSRGDSIIVGFCQIKGLGIDAQERIIENRRKQGIYTGIEDLLSRTGIGESDAEKLILAGACDNMCRGVNRSQQFWQMRRFFRSGKDEITPGLKTLSVHQYLISQYRMLGFLSCCHPVTLIRCKAKGLIKAADIEKFIGRRVTILGWCITSKTVSTKMGEAMEFVTFEDETGLIETVFFPDIYRKSASILEHHSAFLVSGRVTEEFGVAILEVCGLQKPS
- a CDS encoding MATE family efflux transporter codes for the protein MSMKIRLNKQIISIALPVMVQNLAFYAMQFTNTAFIGHYKIEGLSAINNAMIPFHMFFSFFIALSQGTTIMIAQAIGAKDYKRASHVAETSLYYNQIISFGYFLFWLLGGKYVLILMGVEGEILKMGTIYVQVLSGVFLTTGMNLTASAIYQGIGRTTPIMVNNIIRSLVNIVLDYLLIFGKFGFPELGITGAALATLISSTINNVSLAERSLKNGVIEVTLRGALRPVKGVYRKVFMFGSQAGMEFMLFMGAQVVLIRMLNTTDPLSAGLYGIINTLLNLSVNIYLGVGVAATTLVGRATGAREHRQALSIGNRCVLYALVVCTAIGLLFVTAPSGILHLFSSDEKILAQLSPLLMIMVLISFPKSVNIVAGNSIRGTGDARWMLITQFIGTIMIIAVSAHMIFVVKMGLAGLLLANFADEFWRSIVNYGRFIIGGKRLASRDPLPCSATITDNVRV